agtgcacagaactggtcagttctgattagttctgtgcactgatctgcacagttctgatctgagctgtgcagatcagtgcacagaactgatcagaactgaccagttctgtgcactgatctgcacagttctgatctaagctgtgcagatcagtgcacagaactggtcagttctgatcagttctgtgcactgatctgcacagttctgatctgagctgtgcagatcagtgcacagaactggtcagctctgatcagttctgtgcactgatctgcacagttctgatctgagctgtgcagatcagtgcacagaactggtcagttctgatcagttctgtgcactgatctgcacagttctgatctgagctgtgcagatcagtgcacagaactggtcagctctgatcagttctgtgcactgatctgcacagttctgatctgagctgtgcagatcagtgcacagaactggtcagttctttatttttattttaaaatcctgcttttgaaggtatgtaattttgatgattttccaatgcagtagcgtcaggcatggatgaagatcaacacgcaaattcaggtccttctaacaaatcaccaaatcaagtgccccaaaagcaaaaaaaaaagccaagaggccctacaaaaggaataaaatccatgcccggggttccaagaataattgaatgggatcacttggaccgacccacagggaaatgggcaacggattacaagaatcacattggcgagataagtcgcgcaaaggtttcaatattgatcagaacctgggaagatgtttcacaaggaataaaagacactttgtgggaagacgtcaaggtaaccggttttattttggaaattcagttgtacatatctacgtgtctttttcatgtgctaaaagactttcttgttccttttctttttctttcatttagagagaatttcatatcacagatgaaactaagaaagaagttgtcttaaagagttgtgataagcgttggagggaattcaaatcaagattgACGACTGGTTGGATCCGGGGTACAAGAAAAAggccaaaagatgaaaagatgccatatgatttgtatagttatataactaaggatatatggaaggaatttgtgaagatacgtacctccgaagaagctgaggtataaaaattattcttatttaaagtcttgttataatctaagttttattttgttgtaataatttcttttacccccctaaaattaggaaataagtgagaaagcaagacaaagtcaatcattcaacatatatcctcatcatatgggacagaaatcatatgctgaaatgacaagtgaatggcagagaaaagggtacattccctcagtttcttcgtcatctgaaggttcctctgcgtctacaatttcttcaagtttgccgagtaggacatgtttatggcttcttgcaagatcggtaccagatgagaaaggaaatccttacttgccggatcagggcacacaaaaggtcaaagaaaatattgtaagttcatttaacaattttgcgtaatgttgtgattcctctaatttcatatatgttcttaactatgaaaccaagtgttgaacttttctcaaaaccatttgatttcatgtaggatgaatggaaaaggaaacaagatgaaggggaatttgttcccaaaagtgcacgagatgatgtcttatctcgtgcacttggtaagactaaagaagggagaccactaacatttggtggtggagtaggcatcaaagctgtgtgggggaccggagatcggcgtagctttcgacggtatggagatgcggagatggaggaaatggaagcaagagtgaccaaaagggtcaaagatgagacaatacaagagatgaactccaagatggatgccatggtcatggagaaatttatcacatttgctaaagaacttggtgtccaaataccaagccatatgaggatagacgcaaatgttcatagtagttgtcgttccgggggtttagatccatttgccgacattacggtatgataatttgtgtttttcaagtaatttgtttctagttaattctattgaacttttctaacatgttacattgtatttgcgttattgttcaaaataaataataaggaacctgtcccgtgccatctatacctgaacataggctcggagaaagtctttgttgcctatggtaccatatgtccagagttgctccttgatcaccacaacgacgtcacgtccgataacgtgaaagtgagcgttgatgattttgagcccgcgtacaaagaagctcccgtccccgtgccttctcaatatattaagaaacttgctcaagctcatggtaccttcactcagtggccaaagcatttggtgtcgcttatgaatgaggaggtaactaacatatgcatgataatttgaagtagaactattataccatgtatgctcactaatatgtatatcgttatttgaaaatcatacctcaggtaaacaagcctacaagtaaagagcctaaagggaaagggaacaaagggaaagagatagtggttgggggaagtggaacaaaagcgtccaacactaaatcaaaaacctatttccttgaaaattataaagtgcaaaatttgagtggtaagtgcaatgtgatgaaaactatgatgttgggattaaaagaaggggagcacgttaaggtacattgcactaaaaggacattcaatatggaaaaggactttgaaattagtgtcaccgttgaagacaccgatcaacttctctcgggagcatggctcaatatatcaataatacaagtttttgttacgtgagttacctaaattcatattttgcccctaaatttgatttttatgattgtcttaacgttcttacactctatattatagggctttgagtgagttgtgttttcacgatgattgtcaccccaatagtattggattcatgtgcccggagatgatctcggccaccatgttaaagtccgatgcagatcgaattctattgtacatgacgaggtccatgagtgcacttagttctaagacattcatcttatgtccatactacgaaaagtatgaaaattactttgaacttcgtttttaattgattgttataaatttaacctttttttttctaactacatacgtttattgtttgtatgtaggagtcactggatgcttttagttctttgcttgtctaaacgtgaggtctacatatttgattctcaacagaagaagagaaatttgatgattaaggagccactaaacaagtaagtaaagtatgcatatgaaaatgccatttttgcctaaatttttgcctaaggttctttagttcaaagttgggttcgaaaacatcatttttgcctaaaaatgacctaggacgacccaaatagccttgaatgtgaaataatagattgtaaagggccttagaaagttataactatgcatatgagacgtgtaataagtttgaaaacattccttaggttctttagttcaaagttgggttcgaaaacatcatttttgcctaaaaatgacctaggacgacccaaatagccttgaatgtgaaataatagattgtaaagggccttagaaagttataactatgcatatgagacgtgtaataagtttgaaaacattccttaggttctttagttcaaagttgggttcgaaaacatcatttttgcctaaaaatgacctaggacgacccaaatagccttgaatgtgaaataatagattgtaaagggccttagaaagttataactatgcatatgagacgtgtaataagtttgaaaacattccttaggttctttggttcaaagttgggttcgaaaacatcatttttgcctaaaaatgacctaggacgacccaaatagccttgaatgtgaaataatagattgtaaagggccttagaaagttataactatgcatatgagacgtgtaataagtttgaaaacattccttaggttctttagttcaaagttgggttcgaaaacatcatttttgcctaaaaatgacctaggatgacccaaatagccttgaatgtgaaataatagattgtaaagggccttagaaagttataactatgcatatgagacgtgtaataagtttgaaaacattccttaggttctttggttcaaagttgggttcgaaaacatcatttttgcctaaaaatgacctaggacgacccaaatagccttaaatgtgaaataatagattgtaaagggccttagaaagttataactatgcatatgagacgtgtaataagtttgaaaacattccttaggttctttggttcaaagttgggttcgaaaacatcatttttgcctaaaaatgacctaggacgacccaaatagccttaaatgtgaaataatagattgtaaagggccttagaaagttataactatgcatatgagacgtgtaataagtttgaaaacattccttaggttctttggttcaaagttgggttcgaaaacatcatttttgcctaaaaatgacctagaacgacccaattagccttaaatgtgactactacgtatataattgcatttacatgtgtaaataaagtatataattgcacttacatgtaaaatattctttgcatttacatgtgtaaacaaagtatatataattgcatatttatcgaatgtgtagtgcttttcggagttacaagagactaggtggacaatctaagggaactaaattaacatggattccagcacaggtatatatatatataattagtttattatttacctaagaaataagtttttcaaaattataacatacaatgtgatagaaattttacttgtgttatttattttaatgcatttagtgtgctcaacaaccgggatcactagattgtggctactacgtcatgcgttttatgtacgacataataatgaatcatagtaatagtcaagatcttactaaggtatgttctcataaactacgtactttatataataaattgaagtacacaaaactattatattgatcaatcgttgataaattgaattatttacacttttttaggatttttcaagaacattgccctattcaccggaggagattaatgaggtgaaagatttttgggcagattacttcatgaacaatgtcgaatttttagcttaatttgtaatataaacttgatctctagctagctacgtacctttgttgtaataattttatgtttgttgtaacatgttggttgatcgatctatgacgaatttaattgccttttattgggaacgttaattacgttgtaaactttagtgacaggtattaattataaatgtattcccggtattgggaatgaagcgtctaatttcaaagacgatcatgtcggaatttccaactaaaatattaaaaaacgaatattttttttaaaaaaataagtcatttgcaacgcacgttagctcaatgtgcgaggcaaatgacttaattttttggcgctaaaattgtcatttgcaacgcacattagctaaatgtgcgacgcaaataacttttcaggcatggtgctgaaaagtcatttgcaacgcacattagctaaatgtgcgttgcaaatgaaccttatttgcgtcgcacatttagctaatgtgcgttgcaaatgactttcagcaccatgcctgaaaagttatttgcgtcgcacattagctaaagtgcgacgcaaataaggttcatttgcgtcgcacaaatgtgcgacgcaaatgacttttagtcatttgcgtcgagagcttttgccacgcacgatgtgcgacgcaaatgtgcttaaaagtgcgatgcaaatgaccctttttccactagtgaatgaATAGTGGTCGAACAAATATTCTTGAAAAAGTCAGACAACTCCTCAAGCAAGTCAATAACTTTAGTGGCATTCGATGCTCTTAAAGCAATAGGAAGAATATCTTGCATGAGGACATGATTGTCATGGCTTTTCAAATTAATAAGTTTACGCTGCTTAATATTTACGCATCTTTGCAAATTAGACCCGTATCCATCGGGAACTTTAAGCTTTTCTATGACCCTTAAAAAACGTTCTTTCTCTTCTATAGACATGGTGTATTCAGCGGGAGGCAAATGGTCATTAACACGATTTGGATCAGATTGAGGCCAAAGATGAGATTTTATATTTTTGTCTTTGAGAGCCTGTCTTGCTTGCTTATCATCTATACTTTTATCCATATCTAAAAGAGTTCCTATCACATTGTCACACACATTCTTTTCAATGTGCATAACATCTAAATTATGTCTTAGAGGATTATGTTTCCAATACTCCAACTCAAAGAGTAGACTTTTCTTTTTCCAAATAACATTGGCTTCCTCTtcaccaccatcatcatcatccggCTCATCATGAGAAGTTCCACCTTGAAGtctctttcttttcttagaTATTTTCTTTGGTTGTGCTTTCTTTGATTGTCCATAAACATACTTAACCTTTTCTAGTTCCTTCAAAATGTCTATCCCACTTGCAGGGACCGGAGCAACCCCGTATTCATTTTCCCCATCAAATAAATTACCTTGAGAACGATAAGGATGATCAATTGGCAACCATTTTCGATGCCCTGGGTAGCACATTCTGCCGCCAAACCAATATGAATTAGTATTATGGGCACATGTAGGGCAAGCTTTGTAACCTCTTGTACTCCAACCGGACAACATAGCATATGCCGGAAAGTCGTTTATAGTGGAATGTAAGGCTGCTCGCATCTTAAATTTATTTCCACTATGCGCATCAAAGGCAGGAACACCTTCCCACAATAACTTTAACTCGTGGATTAATGGTTGCAAATACACATCAATATCCATCCCAGGACTATGTTTTCCGGGAATAAGCAAGGACAAAATGAATGATGATGGCTTCATACAAAGCCACGGTGGCAAATTATAAGGAATCAAAATCATCGGCCATGTACTATAATTGGTATTCATTAGACGATATGGATTGAAACCATCACTCGCTAGACCTAATCTAACACTACGAGGATCTTCGGCGAATTCTACATATCTTTTATCAAAACTTTTCCAAGCCTCACCATCCGACGGGTGCCttaagatcttatcatctttaTGTTCAAAATGCCATCTCATATCCTTAGCTGTTTTAGATGACATATAGAGTCTCTTTAGCCTAGGTATAAGAGGAAAATATCGCATTACTTTAGCTGGCTCGCCCTTCTTAcatattttctttcctttctcACTTTTATTATCCTCCTTTTCTTTCACTTTTTTCCACCTTGATGTATGGCAAACATGAGACTCATCTTTGTCTGCAAATACACCCCAATATAAAATGCAATTATTTGGACATGCATCGATTTTCTCATATCCTAACCCCAAATCGTTCACTATCTTCTTTCCTTCATAATAAGACGATGGAAACTCCTTAATTTGAGGAAATGCGTCTATTAGAAGTTCAAGCAATTTAGTAAATGACTCTGCGGACCAGTGGAACATACACTTAAGGTGAAACAAGTGTAAAATAAAGGATAACTTTGAGAAAGTAGTGCATCCCTCATATAAAACCTCATCAGCGGCTTCCATTAGTCGTTTACACTTAGCATCTTCTTCACCTGAGTTACTTGATGGAAATTCATTATCTACCTCACAATGAAAATCAAACTCCTCATGCATGTCATAAAAAACTTCATCTTCGGGCATGCCTTGCGATTCATTATGCGACTCTGAATTGTCAACACCAAAAGCTGCTCTTAGCAACTCTCCCATGTCATCTTGACCTACTGCATTTCCTAGACCACTAGGGGTTTCAAAGCTATTTCTCCCTTCATTGACTTTACGATGAAAAacccaattttgatattttttaagAAAACCGTTAAGCAAAATATGTCCTCCAACTTCTTCTACGAAGTGCCATTTATTTAACTTGCACTTGTTACACGGACATCGTGTTTTTCCTTCAACAAGAGTCTCCTTCGCAAGTTCCATGAATTTCAAGCAACCACTATAATAAGCAGGATCCCCATTGCGTAAATCAATCCAACTAGTATCCAtgtctataaaaaaaaaaatacttattCCAAGGATTTTTTAGTAAGGAACACACAAGaacaaaagagcctagacaagCCTTACACCACGCACATCCACAAAGTAACCTTACCTTATCACACAAAATCCTAGAATCTAGAATTTGACAGCCAATAAACTAGAATTCTACTAAGGGTAGCAacttattattgaaaaacataCAACAATAGGAACATGCATCAATGATAGAAATGCATAACATATATTTAAACATGACACTTCACACAAATTCGTGAGAAAAATAATAAGACCAGCTACTTTGTCACGCATTGTTAATAACATGATATCAATCTAAGATTATGTTAATCACCTGGTTCGTCTACAAGAGTGCAAATCAACTTGACCAAGCCTTTTGCTCCTCGCTAGAGTCTTCTGTTCGTTTGTTATCCCCTTCAATTTGTGCCAAATGGCGAAATTCAATTAGTAATTGACTGGAAAAATTCATATTTCAAATCAAAGGCTATATTAAGATTGCAAgattcactagaggaaaaatcgtcATGTGCTTCTATTCAAGTGCGGGCCATTtaataaattggcagcactatTAAATGGCCCGCACTTGagagcacaaaaaaaaaatatatatatacattttcatAAGTGCGGGCACATTTaaaaaaattggcagcacttgagttcaagtgcgggctcatttacaAAAAAACCCGCACAAAATaattcctaattttttttttctggtttCCCGCTTTTCTGCCCTTAGCCCATTCTCTGCTTCACCAATTCAATCCCATTTTCCCTCTTATCTCTCTTCCCCTCTCTGGTTCCTCTCTGGTTCTTCTCTCTGGGCAAGACTGAAACCACAACACTCACTGCACACACCGCACTGCTCCCCCCGCGTCGCCGGTGTTGTTCCCTCACCCATCGCCGTTGCTGTTCCCCTCCTCCACCGCGTCGCAGCTTCTCCTCCACGGCGTCGCAGCTGCTcctcctccacctccaccttgtattcttcttaatacccttCTTAATCAATTATAACCTAAGTActtaattaatttcgtttatttaTTCAATTTCTGAAAGTGAGTAAGTTAGTCTTGTTCAATTTCTGAAAGTGAGTGAGAATTAGTAAAGAAAGAAGtgctgaaataaaaaaaaaaactaattgttAGCAGTTGTTAGAATTAGTGAGTGAGAATTAATGAGTTAGTCTTGTTTAATTGAGTGAGAATTAGTGAGAATGCGTGAGTTAGTCTTGTTTAATTGTTAGCAGTTGTTTTGGTTTTGTGTTGTTGTTCAGATTAATTGGCTCTTGCTTGCTTTTTATTTTCCGGTTTCAATGTtgtgaaaccctaattttgtcCACGTTTAAATGCGTGAGAGTTTCCATTCTTCTTTTCAACTTGTGTTTGAACATGATTCATTTGGGGTTCTTCTTTGAGTACGATAATTTTGTGTGCAAGTTAAGTGAATTGATGAATTTCTCGTGGAAATTGGGGGAGAATTTCGTAGGTGGCACAAGCACAAGTTGCGAGATCAAGCCAGGAAGCGCAGGAATGTATGGCGATGGAGAGATGGATTGATTTGGCATCCCTAATTTGGACGTCTGCGGATTTGGTTTTCTCTAAGGTTGCTGAAAAAGGTAGCTCCTTTATTGGTTTTGTCTTTCGGAATTTTATCGGTTTCTTGATAAAGTATTATTTTTTGAGGTGTTTGTGAGCTAGTTGTTGTGTTTGGATTAAATTTATGCTGGGTTAACTTAGGTAGATTTGAAAACTTAGCTTTGTAGAGTATGATGTGGTGCCTGATCATTGCGGTCATTAGTTCTTTGATTGGTGTAGATATCAATTAGCTTTTTTATTAATAGAATTGATCAAATTCTGGATTGATAATTTGTTGTAGTTCCTGCAGTGTTAGGCTCTGTTATCCAATTATCCTATTATCTTTCCCTACTCATGTCAACCGAACACCTCCAAGTATTCTCTGTCAGCTGCTGTGACGTACATGGCTTACAAAAGATTAAAGCCGAGGAGAATACGGAGATAGTATCTAATATACAAGTCATTCCTggggattttcctttttctctGGAGTGTGTTGTTGTAGAATACTGAAGATCAGGTGCTGTCATACCGAATTTTGACGATTTTTTGTCACCTTGTTATTGGCTAATTTTGCTGTTGTGGTCAAATTTTCCGGTAAATACAACAACCAGGTGACAGTCGAGCAAAACTTTAAGAATATAAATCTTGCTAGAGATTGTAGAACTCGAACATTGGAATGCATAGATTCTTATTTTTTTCCATCACAGAAGATCAATGGTGACTTTCAACCTATCTTAAGtgatttttttcgatttttttcaaATCAGTTCTTTAGTCCAATGTAGGTGTTAATGGCTTCTCTTTCGATAACAGTTGTCTTTGTGGATGATGGAAATGTGGCAATGATAGTGTCTTCTTTGTTTGCACTTTTACATGTTGCCGTATTTGATGGGTGGGATTCCTCTCACTGTATGATGCTCGAGTACTATACCAAATCTGGTAGTAACGGGGAAAgattatttgtttttgacatcACTTCAGAAACTGCTACTAGTTGCTGCAATTGTTATCCTTGTTCTTTATCCCATCATGATTTTCTTGTACCCTTGGGTGTAGGTGAACTTGCAATTGTTAGCTAGTTGTTACTTGCAGAATAATCAAGCTTATGCGGCATATCATATATTGAAAGGTATGTGGAAACCTTTTTGTTTGAGATTAAACCTAGAGTGGATGAAAACTTTTACATGGTACTTTGCACTTCTGTTTTTTATAGTGTACTTTGCTTTTGGTTGGTAACATCTTACTCTTTTTTCTCACGGGTTCTATAGGTGTTTGCATGACATCTTCGCTATTTGGTAAATATGAAGATGGGGACATCGTGAATAAGTTACAAGAGATGTATGAGGTATATGGAATTTATCTATATCTATTTAGGTAAAAGGTTTAGAATATCTATTTAGATTCATTCGTTAAGAGTTAAGAGCGAAAACatcaattttagtcaaaataatgacatataacaatcaaacgacccttaaatgtgcataacttgaccaaattagGTAATAATGAGAAttataaacataaaactaag
This genomic stretch from Spinacia oleracea cultivar Varoflay chromosome 3, BTI_SOV_V1, whole genome shotgun sequence harbors:
- the LOC130469433 gene encoding uncharacterized protein produces the protein MDEDQHANSGPSNKSPNQVPQKQKKKPRGPTKGIKSMPGVPRIIEWDHLDRPTGKWATDYKNHIGEISRAKVSILIRTWEDVSQGIKDTLWEDVKREFHITDETKKEVVLKSCDKRWREFKSRLTTGWIRGTRKRPKDEKMPYDLYSYITKDIWKEFVKIRTSEEAEEISEKARQSQSFNIYPHHMGQKSYAEMTSEWQRKGYIPSVSSSSEGSSASTISSSLPSRTCLWLLARSVPDEKGNPYLPDQGTQKVKENIDEWKRKQDEGEFVPKSARDDVLSRALGKTKEGRPLTFGGGVGIKAVWGTGDRRSFRRYGDAEMEEMEARVTKRVKDETIQEMNSKMDAMVMEKFITFAKELGVQIPSHMRIDANVHSSCRSGGLDPFADITV
- the LOC130470109 gene encoding uncharacterized protein, whose protein sequence is MDTSWIDLRNGDPAYYSGCLKFMELAKETLVEGKTRCPCNKCKLNKWHFVEEVGGHILLNGFLKKYQNWVFHRKVNEGRNSFETPSGLGNAVGQDDMGELLRAAFGVDNSESHNESQGMPEDEVFYDMHEEFDFHCEVDNEFPSSNSGEEDAKCKRLMEAADEVLYEGCTTFSKLSFILHLFHLKCMFHWSAESFTKLLELLIDAFPQIKEFPSSYYEGKKIVNDLGLGYEKIDACPNNCILYWGVFADKDESHVCHTSRWKKVKEKEDNKSEKGKKICKKGEPAKVMRYFPLIPRLKRLYMSSKTAKDMRWHFEHKDDKILRHPSDGEAWKSFDKRYVEFAEDPRSVRLGLASDGFNPYRLMNTNYSTWPMILIPYNLPPWLCMKPSSFILSLLIPGKHSPGMDIDVYLQPLIHELKLLWEGVPAFDAHSGNKFKMRAALHSTINDFPAYAMLSGWSTRGYKACPTCAHNTNSYWFGGRMCYPGHRKWLPIDHPYRSQGNLFDGENEYGVAPVPASGIDILKELEKVKYVYGQSKKAQPKKISKKRKRLQGGTSHDEPDDDDGGEEEANVIWKKKSLLFELEYWKHNPLRHNLDVMHIEKNVCDNVIGTLLDMDKSIDDKQARQALKDKNIKSHLWPQSDPNRVNDHLPPAEYTMSIEEKERFLRVIEKLKVPDGYGSNLQRCSIECH